The following are encoded in a window of Arthrobacter sp. NicSoilB4 genomic DNA:
- a CDS encoding HAD family hydrolase encodes MMGTPEVITSARTNALAAGLGGGAVHGVLFDIDDTLVDLEFAMTAALRDVSEHLLPGLDQAGWEKFGRIFTRETTHFYDRYLAGELTFNEQRLLRGRAALGHFGVELEEGEQAHHWVSSYASRQHGYIRAFDDVTPMLDALDAAGIPYGAVSNNVHDYQRIKLDAAGLERISILVGTDTVGAAKPDPAIYLEGVRRLGTGAAETLYVGDNRILDADGSTAAGLLGVWLNRGGEPAPGFEGREVGSLLELLA; translated from the coding sequence ATGATGGGCACACCCGAGGTCATTACCAGCGCCCGGACGAATGCGCTGGCCGCCGGCCTGGGCGGCGGCGCTGTTCATGGGGTGCTGTTCGACATCGACGACACCCTGGTGGACCTTGAGTTCGCCATGACAGCGGCCCTGCGTGACGTCAGCGAACACCTCCTGCCCGGCCTGGACCAGGCCGGGTGGGAGAAATTCGGGCGGATCTTCACCCGCGAGACCACCCATTTCTACGATCGGTACCTGGCCGGCGAGCTGACCTTCAACGAGCAGCGGCTCCTCCGGGGCCGGGCTGCCCTGGGGCACTTCGGTGTGGAGCTGGAGGAGGGGGAGCAGGCCCACCACTGGGTCAGCTCCTACGCCAGCCGGCAGCACGGCTACATCCGCGCCTTCGACGACGTCACGCCGATGCTGGACGCGCTGGATGCGGCCGGCATCCCCTACGGCGCCGTGAGCAACAACGTCCACGACTACCAGCGGATCAAGCTGGACGCTGCTGGTCTGGAGCGCATCAGCATACTGGTGGGGACGGACACCGTCGGTGCCGCGAAGCCGGATCCGGCCATCTACCTGGAGGGAGTCCGCCGCCTCGGCACAGGTGCGGCCGAAACACTCTATGTGGGGGACAACCGCATCCTCGATGCTGACGGCTCGACGGCGGCGGGCCTGCTGGGTGTCTGGCTGAACCGAGGCGGGGAACCGGCCCCGGGCTTTGAGGGCCGCGAGGTCGGTTCCCTGCTGGAACTGCTGGCCTAA
- the gltX gene encoding glutamate--tRNA ligase: MTTPSAPDAVSSSAPSVTSEVTADTPVRVRFCPSPTGTPHVGLIRTALFNWAHARHTKGTFVFRIEDTDAARDSEESYQQLLEALKWLGITWEEGVEVGGPHEPYRQSQRLDLYKDVVAKLIDAGYAYECYSSPEEVEARHRAAGRDPKLGYDNFDRELSEEQLAAFKAEGRQPVLRVRMPDTDVTFTDMVRGEITFKAGSIPDYVIVRADGSPLYTLVNPVDDALMGITHVLRGEDLLSSTPRQVVLIRALMEIGVASYLPVFGHLPYVMGEGNKKLSKRDPQSNLFLLRDRGFIPEGLLNYLSLLGWSLSADEDIFTVEQLIENFDVNDVLANPARFDIKKAEAINGTHIRMLDAEDFRGRLVPYLRTAGFVGDTLTARQEEILAEAAPLVQERISLLGEAPEMLAFLFKNDDAIDVADDARKGLPENLTEVLDAALAALEPIADWNAETIQAALKEALVEGLGVKPRLAFGPVRTAISGRRISPPLFESMVILGKDSSLARLRAFRG, encoded by the coding sequence ATGACTACTCCTTCCGCGCCCGACGCCGTTTCCAGCTCCGCCCCCAGTGTGACCAGCGAAGTCACCGCTGACACCCCGGTCCGCGTCCGGTTCTGCCCGTCGCCCACCGGCACCCCGCACGTCGGCCTGATCCGCACCGCCCTCTTCAACTGGGCCCACGCCCGCCACACCAAGGGCACCTTCGTGTTCCGCATCGAGGACACGGACGCGGCGCGCGACTCGGAGGAAAGCTACCAGCAGCTGCTCGAGGCCCTGAAATGGCTCGGCATCACCTGGGAGGAAGGCGTGGAGGTCGGCGGACCGCACGAGCCGTACCGCCAGTCGCAGCGCCTGGACCTGTACAAGGACGTCGTCGCCAAGCTGATCGACGCCGGCTACGCCTACGAGTGCTACTCCTCCCCGGAGGAAGTCGAGGCCCGCCACCGCGCCGCCGGCCGCGACCCCAAACTGGGCTACGACAACTTCGACCGCGAGCTCTCCGAGGAGCAGCTCGCCGCGTTCAAGGCCGAGGGCCGCCAGCCAGTGCTCCGCGTCCGGATGCCGGACACCGATGTCACTTTCACCGACATGGTCCGCGGCGAGATCACGTTCAAGGCCGGCAGCATCCCGGACTACGTGATCGTCCGCGCCGACGGGTCCCCGCTCTACACCCTGGTCAACCCCGTCGACGACGCGCTGATGGGCATCACCCACGTGCTCCGCGGCGAGGACCTGCTCTCCTCCACACCCCGCCAGGTGGTGCTGATCCGCGCGCTCATGGAGATCGGAGTCGCCAGCTACCTGCCGGTCTTCGGCCACCTGCCGTACGTCATGGGCGAGGGCAACAAAAAACTCTCCAAGCGCGACCCGCAGTCCAACCTCTTCCTGCTCCGGGACCGCGGCTTCATCCCGGAGGGCCTGCTCAACTACCTCTCCCTGCTGGGCTGGAGCCTCTCCGCCGACGAGGACATCTTCACGGTCGAGCAGCTGATCGAAAACTTCGACGTCAACGACGTTCTCGCCAACCCGGCCCGCTTCGACATCAAGAAGGCCGAGGCCATCAACGGCACGCACATCCGGATGCTCGACGCCGAGGACTTCCGCGGCCGGCTGGTCCCGTACCTGCGCACCGCCGGGTTTGTCGGCGACACGCTCACCGCCCGGCAGGAGGAGATCCTCGCCGAGGCGGCACCCCTGGTCCAGGAGCGCATTTCGCTGCTCGGCGAGGCCCCCGAGATGCTTGCCTTCCTGTTCAAGAACGACGACGCGATCGACGTCGCGGACGACGCCCGCAAGGGGCTTCCGGAAAACCTCACCGAAGTGCTCGACGCCGCCCTGGCCGCCCTGGAGCCCATCGCCGACTGGAACGCCGAGACCATCCAGGCCGCCCTCAAGGAAGCGCTGGTGGAGGGGCTCGGCGTCAAGCCGCGCCTGGCGTTCGGTCCGGTCCGCACCGCCATCTCCGGCCGCCGGATCTCCCCGCCGCTGTTCGAATCCATGGTGATCCTGGGCAAGGATTCGTCCCTGGCCCGGCTACGCGCTTTCCGCGGCTGA
- a CDS encoding fumarylacetoacetate hydrolase family protein: protein MRIARFVVDSDPLYGIVEGEPGSEEVTVINGDPFFHGVERTAVRHKLEDVRLLAPIIPRSKVIGVGRNFVEHARELGNEVPAQPLLFLKPNTSVVGPNDPIVLPEFSEEVSFEAELCVVIGRICKDVPEERVDDVIFGYTCGNDLTARDVQKTDLQWARAKGFDTSAPLGPWIETELNTEDLQIQGRLNGELRQDGSTSQMIRGVRELVSIVSQAFTLLPGDVIMTGTPAGVGLVTAGDRFEVEIEGIGRLSNPVVRR, encoded by the coding sequence ATGCGTATCGCCCGGTTTGTAGTCGATTCTGATCCCCTCTACGGCATTGTTGAAGGTGAGCCCGGCAGTGAGGAAGTCACTGTCATCAACGGCGACCCGTTCTTCCACGGCGTGGAACGTACCGCCGTGCGGCACAAGCTGGAGGACGTGCGGCTGCTCGCCCCGATCATTCCGCGCAGCAAGGTCATCGGCGTCGGCCGCAACTTCGTGGAGCACGCCCGGGAACTCGGCAACGAGGTCCCGGCCCAGCCGCTGCTCTTCCTGAAGCCCAACACCTCCGTGGTCGGCCCCAACGATCCGATCGTCCTGCCTGAGTTCTCAGAGGAAGTGTCCTTCGAAGCCGAGCTCTGCGTCGTGATCGGCCGGATCTGCAAGGACGTCCCGGAGGAGCGCGTGGACGACGTTATTTTCGGCTACACCTGCGGCAACGACCTCACGGCCCGCGACGTCCAGAAGACGGACCTGCAGTGGGCCCGGGCCAAGGGCTTCGACACGTCCGCGCCGCTGGGGCCGTGGATCGAGACCGAGCTGAACACCGAGGACCTGCAGATCCAGGGCCGCCTCAACGGCGAACTGCGCCAGGACGGCAGCACCAGCCAGATGATCCGCGGCGTCCGCGAGCTTGTCTCCATCGTCTCGCAGGCGTTCACCCTGCTGCCCGGTGACGTCATCATGACCGGCACCCCCGCCGGCGTCGGACTCGTTACCGCCGGCGACCGCTTCGAGGTCGAGATCGAGGGCATCGGCCGCCTCTCCAACCCGGTCGTCCGCCGCTAG
- a CDS encoding MBL fold metallo-hydrolase: protein MVRSTELTRFRLAPNPGPMSLHGTNSYVIAAPGAAGTVVVDPGPLDEPHLQELAQAGAVELILITHRHADHTAAAARFSELTGAPVRAVDPAHCHGGSPLADGEVIHAAGTEIRVVATPGHTSDSVCFHLPADGAKGSVLTGDTILGLGTTVLDYPDGTLGDYLASLDRLERLGAVTVLPAHGPILPALDTIVRAYRDHREDRLAQIRAALASLGDSAEVADVADAVYAAVDPAVRPAAELSVAAQLHYLRLAGGTA from the coding sequence ATGGTGCGCAGCACGGAGCTGACCCGCTTCAGGCTCGCCCCGAACCCCGGGCCGATGAGCCTGCACGGGACCAACTCCTACGTGATAGCCGCCCCCGGAGCGGCAGGAACGGTCGTGGTGGATCCCGGCCCGCTGGATGAGCCGCACCTGCAGGAACTGGCACAGGCCGGCGCCGTCGAGCTTATCCTGATTACGCACCGGCACGCGGACCACACGGCGGCCGCCGCAAGGTTCTCCGAACTGACCGGAGCACCCGTGCGCGCCGTGGATCCGGCCCACTGCCACGGGGGAAGTCCGCTGGCGGACGGGGAGGTCATCCACGCCGCCGGGACCGAGATCAGGGTTGTCGCAACGCCGGGCCACACCTCGGACTCGGTCTGCTTCCACCTGCCGGCCGACGGCGCCAAGGGCTCGGTCCTCACCGGCGACACGATCCTTGGCCTCGGAACCACGGTCCTGGACTACCCCGACGGCACCCTTGGGGACTATCTGGCCTCCCTGGACCGGCTGGAACGCCTCGGCGCTGTGACCGTCCTGCCGGCACACGGTCCCATACTGCCCGCGCTGGACACAATTGTCCGCGCCTACCGGGACCACCGCGAAGACCGTCTCGCGCAGATCCGGGCCGCCCTAGCGAGCCTTGGCGACAGCGCCGAGGTGGCAGACGTGGCCGACGCCGTGTACGCCGCCGTCGATCCCGCCGTGCGGCCTGCGGCGGAACTCTCCGTGGCCGCCCAGCTGCACTACCTGCGCCTGGCCGGCGGCACCGCCTAG
- a CDS encoding DUF1304 family protein has translation MTGLIQVLGVIFGIVLILVGILESFFFRDQRLHRLFLIRPEDTEAVRLWTFNLGFYNMIWGAGAIAGAVMLAEPAAGRALLLFTCLGHVLLGIILVLSERRLWASAIAEALLPAVIAVLLLV, from the coding sequence ATGACAGGACTTATTCAGGTTCTGGGTGTCATTTTCGGCATTGTGCTGATCCTCGTGGGGATCCTGGAATCCTTCTTCTTCCGGGACCAGCGCCTCCACCGGCTGTTCCTGATCAGGCCTGAGGACACGGAGGCCGTGCGGCTGTGGACCTTCAACCTGGGCTTCTACAACATGATCTGGGGCGCGGGGGCAATAGCCGGCGCGGTTATGCTGGCGGAGCCGGCGGCCGGGCGGGCGCTGCTGCTCTTCACGTGCCTGGGCCACGTGCTCCTCGGCATCATCCTGGTCCTGTCGGAACGGCGGCTGTGGGCGAGCGCCATCGCCGAGGCGCTGCTGCCGGCAGTCATCGCCGTGCTGCTGCTGGTGTGA
- a CDS encoding branched-chain amino acid aminotransferase: MTQTAHGVEFTQHLSETPKSAEERAAILANPGFGDYFTDHTAIVDYSVDAAGNGGWHDARVEPYGPISLDPSAAVLHYGQEIFEGLKAYRHADGSVWTFRPEANAARLNKSARRLALPELPEEYFLGAIRELVSADKDWVPAGDGEALYLRPFMIATEAFLGVRAAREVSFRVIASPAGNYFGGELKPVSIWISRQYARAGRGGTGAAKCGGNYAASLIAQQEAEAHGCKQVLFLDQFNDNAVEELGGMNVFFVMKDGSLVTPALSGTILEGITRMSVIQVAKDMGREVTERKITLDEWRDGVASGEIAEVFACGTAAVITPIGVLKDDTEFIGSEDAKAGETTMAIRKQLLGIQTGAVEDTHGWLTRLA; the protein is encoded by the coding sequence ATGACTCAGACTGCCCATGGCGTCGAATTCACCCAGCACCTGTCGGAGACCCCGAAGTCTGCTGAAGAGCGTGCAGCCATCCTGGCGAACCCGGGGTTCGGCGACTATTTCACCGACCACACCGCGATCGTCGACTACAGCGTCGACGCTGCAGGCAACGGCGGCTGGCACGACGCGCGGGTTGAGCCCTACGGGCCGATTTCCCTGGACCCGTCCGCCGCAGTGCTCCACTACGGCCAGGAAATCTTCGAAGGGCTCAAGGCCTACCGCCACGCCGACGGCTCCGTCTGGACCTTCCGGCCGGAGGCCAACGCGGCCCGCCTGAACAAGTCGGCCCGCCGCCTGGCGCTTCCCGAGCTGCCCGAAGAGTACTTCCTCGGCGCCATCCGCGAGCTCGTCTCCGCGGACAAGGACTGGGTTCCGGCCGGCGACGGCGAAGCCCTCTACCTGCGCCCGTTCATGATCGCCACGGAGGCCTTCCTCGGGGTCCGCGCCGCCCGTGAAGTGTCTTTCCGCGTCATCGCGTCCCCGGCCGGCAACTACTTCGGCGGCGAGCTCAAGCCCGTTTCCATCTGGATCTCCCGCCAGTACGCCCGTGCCGGCCGCGGCGGCACCGGAGCGGCGAAGTGCGGCGGCAACTACGCCGCGTCACTGATCGCTCAGCAGGAAGCCGAGGCCCACGGCTGCAAGCAGGTGCTGTTCCTGGACCAGTTCAATGACAACGCCGTGGAAGAGCTCGGCGGCATGAACGTGTTCTTCGTGATGAAGGACGGCTCCCTGGTGACGCCCGCGCTGAGCGGAACCATCCTCGAGGGCATCACCCGGATGTCCGTCATCCAGGTTGCCAAGGACATGGGCCGCGAGGTCACCGAACGCAAGATCACCCTGGATGAATGGCGCGACGGCGTGGCCTCCGGCGAAATCGCCGAGGTCTTCGCCTGCGGCACCGCCGCCGTGATCACCCCAATCGGCGTGCTCAAGGACGACACCGAGTTCATCGGCTCCGAGGACGCGAAGGCGGGGGAGACCACCATGGCCATCCGCAAGCAGCTCCTCGGGATCCAGACCGGAGCAGTCGAGGACACCCACGGCTGGCTCACCCGGTTGGCCTAA
- a CDS encoding 3-isopropylmalate dehydrogenase: MSASTIDLAVIPGDGIGPEVTAEAVKVLEKAAAAEGIVLQQTHYKLGAQHWLETGETLPEETLADLRTRDAILFGAVGAAPGDTRIPSGIIERELLLKLRFSLDHFVNLRPSRLYPGVASPLAHPGDIDFIVVREGTEGPYVGNGGTLRAGTPHEVATEVSLNTAHGVERVVRDAFRRANDRPRKKLTLVHKHNVLVFAGHLWKRTVEAVAQEFPEVTHDYLHIDAATIFMVTDPARFDVIVTDNLFGDIITDLAAAVTGGIGLAASGNINMERTAPSMFEPVHGSAPDIAGQQKADPTAAILSAALLLDHLGYAAAARRIEAAVVADVAGRGAGARSTSAIGDAIAAAL, encoded by the coding sequence ATGAGCGCATCAACGATTGATCTGGCTGTAATTCCCGGCGATGGCATCGGCCCCGAGGTCACGGCCGAAGCCGTAAAGGTCCTCGAGAAAGCTGCCGCGGCAGAGGGCATCGTGCTGCAGCAGACCCACTACAAGCTCGGCGCCCAGCACTGGCTCGAAACGGGGGAGACCCTGCCGGAGGAAACCCTCGCCGATCTCCGCACGCGCGACGCCATCCTCTTCGGCGCGGTCGGGGCCGCCCCGGGCGACACCCGGATCCCGTCCGGCATCATCGAACGTGAACTCCTGCTCAAGCTGCGCTTCAGCCTGGACCACTTCGTCAACCTGCGGCCCTCGCGTTTGTACCCGGGGGTGGCAAGCCCGCTCGCCCATCCCGGCGACATCGACTTCATCGTGGTCCGCGAAGGCACCGAGGGACCCTATGTGGGCAACGGCGGCACCCTGCGCGCCGGCACCCCGCACGAGGTCGCCACCGAGGTCTCGCTCAACACCGCCCACGGCGTGGAGCGTGTGGTCCGGGACGCCTTCCGCCGGGCCAACGACCGCCCCCGCAAGAAGCTCACCCTCGTGCACAAACACAACGTGCTGGTGTTCGCCGGCCACCTCTGGAAGCGCACCGTGGAGGCCGTGGCCCAGGAATTCCCCGAGGTCACCCACGACTACCTGCACATCGACGCCGCCACGATCTTTATGGTCACCGACCCGGCGCGCTTCGACGTGATCGTCACCGACAACCTCTTCGGCGACATCATCACCGACCTGGCCGCCGCCGTCACCGGCGGCATCGGCCTCGCCGCGTCCGGGAACATCAACATGGAACGCACCGCCCCGTCCATGTTCGAACCCGTCCACGGGTCGGCGCCGGACATCGCCGGCCAGCAGAAGGCGGATCCGACGGCGGCCATCCTCTCCGCCGCGCTCCTGCTGGACCACCTTGGCTACGCCGCTGCCGCCCGCAGGATCGAGGCGGCCGTCGTCGCCGACGTCGCGGGCCGCGGCGCCGGGGCGCGCAGCACCAGCGCGATCGGCGACGCCATCGCCGCCGCCCTGTAG
- a CDS encoding class F sortase has protein sequence MSWHRRNQLPRVPGIRGLALGPRDMLLLAACVVGILAAWLFYAASGPGSVQPAYGQAAAAAKPVTGNSSPPPTSVPSDVPIGSSSGLLPIGAAAASPAALEPPAQSAEIQPAASVPQRITYPAAGMDVTIHPLDPPTGDAETTGIVPPETMDGYWLTPFGTPGDGSANTTYIVGHSWEGLDAPFNHLSSAAAPGDVLSVATETGILRYAVESVTTYTKSTLKDSPVWDAVPNRLVLISCYTEDPWGKNVVVIATPDRGP, from the coding sequence ATGAGCTGGCACCGTCGCAACCAACTACCGCGGGTACCCGGTATCCGTGGCCTGGCACTCGGCCCGAGGGACATGCTCCTGCTGGCAGCCTGCGTGGTGGGAATCCTCGCAGCCTGGCTGTTCTACGCAGCATCAGGTCCGGGGAGTGTGCAGCCGGCCTACGGCCAAGCGGCTGCGGCGGCAAAGCCCGTGACCGGAAATTCCAGCCCACCGCCGACGTCGGTCCCCTCCGATGTCCCGATCGGAAGCAGTTCTGGGCTGCTTCCGATCGGTGCGGCGGCAGCCAGCCCGGCGGCGCTGGAACCGCCCGCCCAGAGCGCAGAGATCCAGCCCGCAGCCTCCGTCCCGCAGCGCATCACCTACCCGGCGGCAGGCATGGACGTGACAATCCACCCGCTGGATCCGCCGACGGGCGACGCCGAAACCACGGGCATCGTGCCCCCGGAGACGATGGACGGCTACTGGCTCACTCCCTTTGGCACCCCCGGAGACGGCTCGGCGAACACCACTTACATCGTCGGCCACAGCTGGGAGGGCCTCGACGCGCCGTTCAACCACCTGAGCTCGGCCGCGGCCCCGGGGGACGTACTCTCCGTGGCCACGGAGACGGGGATACTCCGGTATGCCGTGGAGTCCGTCACCACGTACACGAAATCCACCCTCAAGGACAGCCCCGTTTGGGACGCCGTCCCCAACCGCCTGGTGCTGATCAGCTGCTACACGGAGGATCCGTGGGGAAAGAACGTGGTGGTGATCGCGACGCCGGACCGGGGCCCATAA
- the metG gene encoding methionine--tRNA ligase translates to MTTSEKTPFYITTAISYPNGVPHIGHAYEVIATDAMARFKRLDGYDVFFMTGTDEHGLKMQQTAEKEGIPVKELADRNSAAFRQMSDDLGISLSRFIRTTDPDHYEAAKALWQRMEANGDIYLSKYAGWYSVRDERYFVEDETEVQADGLRYASETGTEVTWTEEESYFFKLSSYQDRLLALYADHPSFGAPHNRFNEVVSFVKGGLEDLSISRTSFDWGVPVPGNPDHVMYVWVDALTNYLTGVGFPNTESELFRKYWPADVHVIGKDISRFHAVYWPAFLLSAGLELPRRVMIHGFLHNQGVKMSKSLGNVVAPADWVAQYGLDQVRFFLLREVPFGADGSYSHDAIVGRMNADLANNFGNLAQRSLSMVAKNCDGAVPVPGGFTAEDSALLDQANGLLELSRAAFEKQEFSRALEAIWNVLGDTNAYFAEQAPWVLRKTDVERMNTVLYVTLEVLRIVAILAQPVMPAAAAAILNTLGQPEGEAREFAALGTPIVAGTALPAPAPVFPKYEEPAEA, encoded by the coding sequence GTGACCACCTCCGAAAAAACCCCGTTCTACATCACCACAGCCATCAGCTACCCCAACGGCGTGCCGCACATCGGCCACGCCTACGAGGTCATCGCCACCGATGCGATGGCGCGGTTCAAGCGCCTGGACGGCTACGACGTGTTCTTCATGACCGGCACGGACGAGCACGGCCTGAAGATGCAGCAGACGGCGGAAAAGGAAGGCATCCCGGTCAAGGAGCTCGCCGACCGCAACTCCGCCGCGTTCCGCCAGATGAGCGATGACCTCGGCATCTCCCTGAGCCGTTTCATCCGCACCACGGACCCGGACCACTACGAGGCGGCCAAGGCGCTTTGGCAGCGGATGGAAGCGAACGGGGACATCTACCTCTCCAAGTACGCCGGCTGGTACTCGGTCCGCGACGAGCGCTATTTCGTCGAGGACGAGACCGAGGTGCAGGCCGACGGACTTCGCTATGCGTCCGAAACCGGCACCGAGGTGACGTGGACCGAAGAAGAGAGCTACTTCTTCAAGCTCTCCTCTTACCAGGACAGGCTGCTGGCCCTGTATGCGGACCACCCGTCCTTCGGCGCACCGCACAACCGCTTCAACGAGGTGGTCAGCTTCGTCAAGGGCGGCCTCGAGGACCTGTCGATCAGCCGTACGTCCTTCGACTGGGGCGTTCCCGTCCCGGGCAACCCGGACCATGTCATGTACGTCTGGGTGGACGCGCTGACCAACTACCTGACCGGAGTCGGCTTCCCGAACACCGAATCCGAGCTGTTCCGGAAGTACTGGCCGGCGGATGTCCACGTGATCGGCAAGGACATCTCGCGTTTCCACGCCGTCTACTGGCCCGCGTTCCTTCTGTCCGCCGGGCTGGAACTGCCCCGGCGCGTCATGATCCACGGCTTCCTGCACAACCAGGGCGTCAAGATGTCCAAGTCGCTGGGCAATGTGGTGGCACCGGCCGACTGGGTGGCCCAGTACGGCCTGGACCAGGTGCGCTTCTTCCTGCTCCGCGAAGTCCCCTTCGGCGCGGACGGCTCCTACAGCCACGACGCGATCGTGGGCCGGATGAACGCGGACCTCGCCAACAACTTCGGCAACCTGGCCCAGCGTTCGCTGTCCATGGTCGCGAAGAACTGCGACGGCGCCGTTCCCGTTCCCGGCGGATTCACCGCCGAGGACTCCGCCCTGCTGGACCAGGCCAACGGGCTGCTGGAGCTCTCCCGTGCCGCGTTCGAAAAGCAGGAGTTCAGCCGCGCCCTGGAGGCCATCTGGAACGTCTTGGGCGACACCAACGCGTACTTCGCCGAGCAGGCGCCCTGGGTGCTGCGGAAGACCGACGTCGAACGTATGAACACCGTCCTGTATGTCACCCTCGAGGTGCTGCGGATCGTCGCCATCCTCGCCCAGCCGGTCATGCCGGCGGCGGCGGCGGCCATCCTGAACACCCTGGGCCAGCCGGAAGGTGAGGCCCGGGAGTTCGCCGCCCTGGGAACGCCGATCGTCGCCGGAACGGCCTTGCCCGCCCCGGCCCCGGTCTTCCCGAAGTATGAGGAGCCCGCGGAGGCCTGA
- a CDS encoding ATP-binding cassette domain-containing protein translates to MTASTRRGAHQTRANTIVKAADHATPLELSNITIHYGGGKGGAEAVNVVDDFNMTLHAGEMHCVAGRSGSGKTSILTVGAGLTLPTSGRVYWEGDSLETMGDDEIADRRRALIGYVDQGGALIDGMSALENVLLPAVPDGEVDKRRDMAKDLLDLVGLGRRMRHRPAQLSGGERQRVAIARALILGTRVLVVDEPTASLDRSAANRIISILKDTTSDGIAVLVASHDHELVRQSDTLTELI, encoded by the coding sequence ATGACGGCAAGCACCCGCCGCGGCGCCCACCAGACGCGCGCCAACACGATCGTGAAGGCCGCTGACCACGCCACGCCGTTGGAACTCAGCAACATCACCATCCACTACGGCGGCGGCAAGGGCGGTGCCGAAGCCGTCAACGTGGTGGACGATTTCAACATGACGCTGCACGCCGGCGAAATGCACTGCGTCGCCGGCCGCTCCGGCTCGGGCAAGACCAGCATCCTCACCGTCGGCGCGGGCCTGACCCTGCCGACGTCGGGCCGGGTGTACTGGGAGGGTGACTCCCTCGAAACCATGGGCGATGACGAAATCGCCGACCGCCGGCGCGCCCTGATCGGCTACGTCGACCAAGGCGGCGCCCTGATCGACGGGATGAGCGCGTTGGAGAACGTGCTGCTGCCCGCCGTGCCCGACGGCGAGGTGGACAAGCGCCGCGACATGGCCAAGGACCTCCTGGACCTCGTGGGCCTCGGCCGGCGCATGCGGCACCGCCCGGCCCAGCTCTCCGGCGGTGAACGCCAGCGCGTGGCGATCGCCCGCGCCCTGATCCTGGGTACGCGCGTGCTGGTGGTCGACGAGCCGACCGCGAGCCTGGACCGGTCAGCGGCGAACCGCATCATCAGCATCCTCAAGGACACGACGTCGGACGGGATCGCCGTCCTGGTGGCTTCACATGACCACGAACTCGTCCGCCAGAGCGATACCCTCACCGAACTGATCTAG